Sequence from the Chloroflexota bacterium genome:
TGGTGGTAGGCCGTTCCGGCCGCTGAGGCCGGGGCCGCAGCCCGAGACCGCCGGCTCGTCCGGCGGTCTCGTCGCGTCCGGGGCGGGACGAGCGAACGCGAGACGACGCGGATGGACCCGCTCGCGATCGCGGCGCCGGCGCGTATCGTACGGACGGCGACCGCTCCGCGTCCCCGGCGGGGCGACCGTCGCCAGCCGACGAGACGACGTCATCCGACGGAGAGGAGCCCGACGTGTTCACCCTCGCCGTCTCCCCCCTCGAGCTCGTCGTCCGCTCGATCCTCGTCTACGTCGTCTTCTTCGGTGGTCTGCGGCTGTTCGGCAAGCGCGAGATCGGCCAGTTCACCCTCTTCGACCTCGCCCTCGTCCTCCTCGCCGCGAACGCGGTCCAGCCGGCGGTCACCGGTCCCGACGCGTCGGTCCCAGGAGGCGTCATCATCCTCGTCACGCTCTTCGCGACGAACCGGCTCGTCGCCGAAGCACGGACGCGTCTCCCGTGGGTCCGCCGGCTCCTGGAGTTCAGCCCGACCGTCATCGGCCGCGACGGCGCCTGGCTCCCAGACGTCCTCGAGCGCGAGGGCCTCGACCTCACCGACTGCGATGCCGCCCTCCGGGAGCACGGTCTCGACGACGTGAGCGACGTCAAGCTCGCGACCCTCGAGGAGGACGGCTCGATCAGCATCGTGCCCGTGGAAGGGATGACGGTCGACGCGGCACGTCGGCGGCGGCGCCGGTTTCGCCGGTCGCGCTGAGCGGCGCTCTTGATCCGGCGCTCCCGCCCGCCCGATCAGGACCCGGTCGGGACCGCTGCCTCGAGGACGTGGCGGCGGAGGAACTCGCGGGTCCGGGTGAACGCATCGCGCCGGTTCTCCCGCGACTGCCAGCCGTGGGCCTCGTCGTCGTACCAGTGGACCTCGTGATGCTTGCCCTCGATCTCGAGCGCCTCGATCATCCGCTCGGACATGAGCGGCACGACGCGCTTGTCCCTGCGGCCGTGGAGGATGAGGAGCGGTGCCTCGAGCCGCTCCGCCCGATAGACCGGCGAGCCGCGACGGAAGAGGTCCCCCCGTCCGGGATCGTCCGGTGAGCCCATCTGGCGATCGAGGTCGATGCGACCGGGCCGGTCGCCGTGGCGGTAGCTCTCGGCGATCTCCGAGTCGCCATAGAGGTCGATGCCGGCCGCCCAGAGCGATGGCTCCTCCACGAGCGCCGAGAGCACGAGGTAGCCGCCGTACGAACCGCCCCAGATGGCCAGCCGTCCGTCGCACCACGGCTGCTCGCGGAGCCAGCGCGCCGCATCGATGACGTCGAAGACGTCGGCGTGACCCCACTCGCCCATGTTCGCCTCGCGGAACGTCCGGCCGTAGCCGGTCGAGCCGCGGAAGTCGACATCAAGGATGGCGAACCCGTCACGGACGAGCACCTGCCTGAACGGGCCCCAGCCCCGGTACGACTGCCAGGTGGGGCCGCCGTGGACGTTGACGATCGCCGGGACCCGTCGTCCGCCGCGACGTCCGCTCGCGGTCGACGGCCGGAGGAGCGTCCCCTCGATGCGGAGGCCGTCACGGGCGCCGACGGTGACGCGCTCCTCGGGCGCGAATCGCGCGACCGCCGGAGCGAGGACCGCCGGA
This genomic interval carries:
- a CDS encoding DUF421 domain-containing protein, with the protein product MFTLAVSPLELVVRSILVYVVFFGGLRLFGKREIGQFTLFDLALVLLAANAVQPAVTGPDASVPGGVIILVTLFATNRLVAEARTRLPWVRRLLEFSPTVIGRDGAWLPDVLEREGLDLTDCDAALREHGLDDVSDVKLATLEEDGSISIVPVEGMTVDAARRRRRRFRRSR